Proteins from a single region of Synechococcus sp. WH 8109:
- the lysA gene encoding diaminopimelate decarboxylase: MTQTITSQRPFEANRDAESPNRNLTPITTELDGTDRLVVGGCRLSDLAERYGTPLYVLDEATVRATCRAYRQALEKHYAGPSLPIYASKANSSLVMSSLAASEGLGLDAVSAGELLTALHGGMPGERMVLHGNNKSDEELLLAYANKVTIVVDNQHDLDRLAELVPAGAEPARLMLRFTPGIECHTHEYIRTGHLDSKFGFDPDQVEPVLRSLVGQPWSQLTGLHAHIGSQIFELEPHQDLAAVMADKLKLARDLGHPVSDLNVGGGLGIRYVESDDPPSIEQWIQVVAEAVTSACQERGLELPRLMCEPGRSLVATAGVTLYSVGSRKTIPNVRTYVAIDGGMSDNPRPITYQSLYTCCLADRPLAKPDESVNLVGKHCESGDVLLKNLALPTTESGDIVAVFATGAYNASMSSNYNRIPRPAAVLVHDGAAELVQKREQPDDLLRYDVLPERFNALR, translated from the coding sequence GTGACCCAAACCATCACCAGTCAACGGCCCTTCGAGGCCAACCGGGATGCGGAGAGCCCCAATCGCAACCTGACCCCGATCACCACAGAACTCGACGGCACCGACCGTCTTGTTGTAGGCGGGTGTCGTCTCAGCGATCTGGCCGAGCGATACGGCACACCGTTGTATGTGCTGGACGAAGCCACCGTTCGGGCCACGTGCCGGGCCTACCGCCAGGCCCTGGAAAAGCATTACGCCGGGCCATCCCTACCGATCTACGCCTCCAAGGCCAACAGCTCCCTGGTGATGAGCAGCCTTGCGGCCTCTGAGGGGCTGGGTCTAGATGCGGTGTCAGCCGGTGAACTGCTGACCGCACTGCATGGGGGAATGCCCGGGGAGCGCATGGTGCTGCACGGCAACAACAAATCCGACGAGGAGCTGCTGCTCGCCTACGCCAACAAGGTGACGATCGTTGTGGACAACCAGCACGATCTCGATCGCCTCGCCGAACTGGTGCCCGCTGGAGCCGAACCGGCTCGCCTGATGCTGCGCTTCACCCCCGGCATCGAGTGCCACACGCACGAATACATCCGCACCGGTCACCTGGACAGCAAGTTCGGCTTCGATCCTGACCAGGTGGAACCCGTACTCCGCAGCCTGGTGGGACAGCCCTGGTCTCAACTCACCGGGTTGCACGCCCACATCGGATCCCAGATTTTTGAACTCGAGCCCCACCAGGATCTGGCGGCGGTCATGGCCGACAAGCTGAAGCTGGCCCGTGACCTGGGGCATCCCGTGAGCGACCTCAATGTGGGCGGTGGCCTGGGCATTCGCTACGTGGAGTCAGACGACCCCCCGAGCATTGAGCAGTGGATCCAGGTGGTGGCCGAAGCCGTTACCAGCGCTTGTCAGGAACGGGGACTCGAGCTGCCGCGGTTGATGTGCGAACCGGGCCGTTCCCTGGTGGCGACCGCCGGCGTGACCCTGTATTCGGTGGGCTCGCGTAAAACGATCCCGAATGTGCGCACCTACGTGGCCATTGACGGTGGCATGAGCGACAACCCTCGCCCGATCACCTACCAGTCGCTCTACACCTGTTGCCTGGCCGATCGCCCCCTGGCCAAGCCAGACGAAAGCGTGAACCTGGTGGGAAAGCACTGCGAATCCGGCGATGTGTTGCTGAAGAACCTGGCCCTGCCTACCACTGAGAGCGGTGACATCGTCGCCGTGTTTGCCACCGGCGCCTACAACGCCTCGATGAGTTCGAACTACAACCGGATCCCGAGGCCCGCTGCCGTTCTGGTGCACGACGGAGCAGCTGAACTGGTGCAGAAGAGGGAGCAGCCGGATGACCTGCTGCGCTATGACGTTTTGCCAGAACGATTCAACGCGTTACGTTGA